In the Oryzihumus leptocrescens genome, one interval contains:
- the pyrE gene encoding orotate phosphoribosyltransferase, with protein sequence MTDSAAARARLLELIKAKAVVHGTVTLSSGKEADFYVDLRRITLDGEAAPLVGQVMTDLVGDLDVDAVGGLTMGADPVATAMLHASAAAGRRLDAFVVRKAEKAHGLQQRIEGPSIAGRRVLVVEDTSTTGGSPLTAVAACREAGAEVVAVAVIADRASGAQEKVEAEGLPYRAAYSVQELGLA encoded by the coding sequence GTGACTGACTCCGCTGCCGCCCGCGCCCGTCTGCTCGAGCTCATCAAGGCCAAGGCCGTCGTCCACGGCACGGTCACCCTGTCCTCGGGCAAGGAGGCCGACTTCTACGTCGACCTGCGCCGCATCACCCTCGACGGCGAGGCCGCCCCGCTCGTCGGCCAGGTGATGACCGACCTGGTCGGCGACCTCGACGTCGACGCGGTCGGCGGCCTGACGATGGGCGCCGACCCGGTGGCCACGGCGATGCTGCACGCCAGCGCCGCGGCCGGTCGCCGGCTCGACGCGTTCGTCGTGCGCAAGGCCGAGAAGGCCCACGGCCTCCAGCAGCGGATCGAGGGCCCCTCCATCGCCGGGCGCCGGGTGCTCGTCGTCGAGGACACCTCCACCACCGGCGGCTCGCCGCTGACCGCCGTGGCCGCCTGCCGCGAGGCCGGGGCCGAGGTCGTGGCGGTGGCCGTCATCGCCGACCGCGCCAGCGGCGCCCAGGAGAAGGTGGAGGCCGAGGGCCTTCCCTACCGCGCGGCATACAGCGTGCAGGAGCTCGGGCTCGCCTGA
- a CDS encoding DUF4440 domain-containing protein, with protein MSTGTGALAGTEADRAAIADVVRTFFAAFTSGPDSAARLDALRGVFLPDAVIVRTCGLVPAVYDVDSFIAPRQALLTGGTLVDFREWEVHGRTEVFGDIAQHFCSYAKAGVQDGTPFTARGMKTLQLVRTTDGWRVSAAAWDDERDGLEVDPGWPGAGSA; from the coding sequence GTGAGCACGGGAACCGGCGCCCTGGCCGGCACCGAGGCGGACAGGGCGGCGATCGCCGACGTGGTGCGGACGTTCTTCGCCGCGTTCACCTCCGGACCGGACAGCGCCGCCCGGCTCGACGCGCTGCGCGGCGTGTTCCTGCCCGACGCGGTCATCGTCCGGACCTGCGGCCTGGTGCCCGCCGTCTACGACGTCGACAGCTTCATCGCCCCGCGCCAGGCGCTGCTGACCGGCGGGACGCTCGTCGACTTCCGCGAGTGGGAGGTGCACGGGCGCACCGAGGTGTTCGGCGACATCGCCCAGCACTTCTGCAGCTACGCCAAGGCGGGGGTGCAGGACGGGACCCCGTTCACCGCGCGGGGGATGAAGACCCTGCAGCTGGTCCGGACCACCGACGGGTGGCGGGTCAGCGCGGCGGCGTGGGACGACGAGCGCGATGGCCTCGAGGTCGACCCCGGCTGGCCGGGGGCCGGCTCAGCCTGA
- a CDS encoding LemA family protein: protein MVVWIVIAVIVVLLILWAVSTYNGLVKLRNLVQEAWRQIDVELKRRHDLIPNLVETVKGYAAHERGTLEDVMKARSAAMAGGQGPAAAAQSENVLTQALGRLIAVAEAYPDLKANQNFLSLQQELSSTEDRIAAGRRYYNANVRELNTKVETVPSNIFASMFHITREEYFEAEEAARTAPSVSFPGTDGTTPAPSTPQD from the coding sequence ATGGTCGTCTGGATCGTCATCGCCGTCATCGTCGTGCTGCTGATCCTCTGGGCGGTCTCCACCTACAACGGGCTGGTCAAGCTGCGCAACCTCGTGCAGGAGGCCTGGCGCCAGATCGACGTCGAGCTCAAGCGCCGGCACGACCTGATCCCCAACCTGGTCGAGACGGTCAAGGGCTACGCGGCGCACGAGCGCGGCACCCTCGAGGACGTCATGAAGGCGCGCTCCGCGGCGATGGCCGGCGGTCAGGGCCCGGCCGCCGCGGCGCAGAGCGAGAACGTGCTGACCCAGGCGCTGGGCCGGCTCATCGCGGTCGCCGAGGCCTACCCGGACCTCAAGGCCAACCAGAACTTCCTCTCGCTGCAGCAGGAGCTCAGCTCCACCGAGGACCGCATCGCCGCCGGGCGGCGCTACTACAACGCCAACGTCCGCGAGCTCAACACCAAGGTCGAGACGGTGCCGTCCAACATCTTCGCCTCGATGTTCCACATCACGCGCGAGGAGTACTTCGAGGCCGAGGAGGCCGCCCGCACCGCGCCGAGCGTCAGCTTCCCCGGCACCGACGGCACCACCCCGGCGCCGTCGACCCCGCAGGACTGA
- a CDS encoding amidase → MTPQPDTATGIAAAVHAGDLDPRLTTEAALDRIATHDPRIGAFRRIRTREARREAAELAGRGALEGLPLAGVPVAVKDNVAVAGERTEDGSRATSREPAEADHVVVQRLRAAGAVVVGLTRVPELCIWPMTDSAEGTARNPWDLTRTPGGSSGGSAAAVAAGLVPLAHGSDGMGSVRIPAACCGLVGIKPGAGVVAEPSEGWYGMSTHGPLATTVADAALLLSVLAERPDLARVSTSAGILRVAVSTRPPLPGVPVGADQRRAAGRAGELLRQAGHTVRDDDPPYRPGSMNEMTARWFAGAARTAEGLDPELLQRRTRGHIGLGRLLQQRGLVKDGARERWRAAVEPFFERYDVLVTPALAGPPPPAARWHERSWLANVLASTRYAPFQGPWNLAGYPAMTVPIGGHNRRMPLAVQLVAPAGRESRLIGVAAQLEALAPWPRVAPGFA, encoded by the coding sequence GTGACCCCGCAGCCCGACACCGCCACCGGGATCGCCGCGGCCGTGCACGCCGGCGACCTCGATCCCCGCCTCACCACCGAGGCCGCGCTCGACCGCATCGCGACCCACGACCCGCGCATCGGCGCATTCCGCCGGATCCGCACCCGGGAGGCCCGGCGGGAGGCGGCCGAGCTCGCCGGTCGCGGCGCCCTCGAGGGCCTGCCGCTCGCCGGCGTGCCCGTGGCCGTCAAGGACAACGTCGCCGTCGCGGGCGAGCGGACCGAGGACGGGTCCCGGGCGACCTCCCGCGAACCGGCCGAGGCCGACCACGTGGTCGTGCAGCGCCTGCGCGCCGCCGGGGCGGTCGTCGTCGGCCTGACCCGGGTGCCCGAGCTGTGCATCTGGCCGATGACCGACTCCGCCGAGGGCACCGCGCGCAACCCGTGGGACCTGACCCGCACCCCCGGCGGCTCCTCCGGTGGCAGCGCCGCCGCGGTCGCCGCCGGTCTGGTGCCCCTGGCGCACGGCTCGGACGGGATGGGCTCGGTGCGCATCCCCGCGGCGTGCTGCGGCCTGGTCGGCATCAAGCCCGGCGCCGGGGTGGTCGCCGAGCCGTCCGAGGGCTGGTACGGCATGTCCACGCACGGCCCCCTCGCCACCACGGTCGCCGACGCCGCCCTGCTCCTCTCGGTCCTCGCCGAGCGGCCCGACCTGGCGCGCGTGTCCACCTCGGCCGGCATCCTGCGCGTGGCGGTGTCCACGCGCCCGCCGCTGCCCGGCGTGCCGGTGGGTGCCGACCAGCGCCGCGCGGCGGGCCGGGCCGGTGAGCTGCTGCGCCAGGCCGGCCACACCGTGCGTGACGACGACCCGCCCTACCGGCCGGGGTCGATGAACGAGATGACCGCGCGCTGGTTCGCCGGTGCCGCGCGGACGGCCGAGGGGCTCGACCCCGAGCTGTTGCAGCGCCGGACCCGGGGGCACATCGGGCTCGGGCGGCTCCTGCAGCAGCGCGGCCTGGTCAAGGACGGGGCCCGCGAGCGGTGGCGGGCCGCGGTCGAGCCGTTCTTCGAGCGGTATGACGTGCTGGTCACCCCGGCGCTCGCCGGGCCGCCCCCGCCCGCCGCCCGGTGGCACGAGCGCAGCTGGCTGGCCAACGTCCTGGCCTCGACTCGCTACGCGCCCTTCCAGGGCCCGTGGAACCTCGCCGGCTACCCGGCCATGACCGTGCCGATCGGCGGCCACAACCGCCGGATGCCGTTGGCCGTGCAGCTCGTCGCGCCGGCCGGCCGGGAGTCCCGCCTGATCGGCGTCGCCGCCCAGCTCGAGGCACTCGCACCGTGGCCCCGCGTGGCTCCGGGGTTCGCGTGA